One Rhipicephalus microplus isolate Deutch F79 chromosome 4, USDA_Rmic, whole genome shotgun sequence genomic window carries:
- the LOC142814131 gene encoding epithelial sodium channel subunit beta-like — translation MHVTERSVVRAAIWLVSLTGFLWQTGIILKMYFQYPFSVTVVEELQKGILFPALTVCTENWINKSAYCALSKNNCDDNYQPRPDRLSALGHDWEVQAKVAISAGDMFECYLRSTDPTCSAMPCKENIVRTYFRHPGHMCYTLDLIEYAQSESTFLRCKIQLELEMKVYWSKRTSVAIADTNKFPVIVHRPETCPPDKLSAIVGETDIEYVLSVTQQTVKRLPPPYASKCTEYTRHGKQRAYGGYLNQDTCLHDCEMRLQTKHCGCVYSALAFTGAVGATACDPGAGEVCVASLSKNNTFKPCLKKCRAPCMDTAYDVRLTGMGVASYKWLTNDEDCIVVFIARTKLLGLTVKFSSDTQKIFVYEPNLTIVEAFGYMGGYLGMWLGFSLLSILKGLEEKILDFFFGSGRVTSIRIRRDATKEDAIHSSLNHRMLNRRVRALRMGSY, via the exons ATGCACGTGACAGAACGTAGCGTGGTACGCGCGGCAATATGGCTCGTTTCGCTTACCGGCTTCCTTTGGCAGACGGGCATAATCCTGAAGATGTATTTCCAGTACCCATTCTCGGTTACAGTCGTCGAAGAGCTGCAGAAGGGAATCCTGTTCCCAGCACTGACTGTctgcaccgaaaactg GATTAACAAGTCTGCCTACTGCGCCTTATCAAAGAACAACTGCGACGATAACTATCAG CCTCGCCCCGACAGACTCTCGGCGCTGGGGCACGACTGGGAGGTACAGGCCAAGGTGGCCATATCCGCGGGCGACATGTTTGAGTGTTACCTGCGCTCCACAGACCCAACGTGCTCGGCCATGCCCTGCAAAGAGAA TATAGTGCGCACGTACTTTCGGCACCCGGGCCACATGTGTTACACGCTGGACCTGATAGAGTACGCACAGTCCGAGAGCACATTTCTTCGCTGCAAG ataCAATTAGAGCTCGAAATGAAGGTGTACTGGAGCAAAAGGACGTCGGTGGCCATTGCAGACACGAACAAGTTTCCCGTGATTGTGCACAGACCTGAGACGTGCCCTCCAGACAAGTTGTCTGCTATCGTTGGAGAGACCGATATTGAATACGTTCTCTCTGTGACGCAG CAAACAGTGAAGCGCTTGCCACCTCCATATGCGTCCAAATGCACGGAATACACAAGGCACGGCAAGCAAAGGGCCTACGGTGGATACTTAAATCAAGAC ACTTGTTTACATGACTGTGAAATGAGGCTCCAAACAAAGCACTGTGGCTGCGTGTACTCAGCGCTTGCTTTTACTGGCGCTGTTGGAGCTACGGCATGCGATCCTGGGGCTGGCG AGGTGTGTGTGGCATCTCTCAGTAAGAACAACACTTTCAAACCGTGCCTCAAAAAGTGCCGGGCACCATGCAT GGACACTGCGTACGACGTTCGACTCACTGGCATGGGTGTCGCATCG TACAAGTGGTTAACCAATGacga AGACTGTATTGTTGTTTTCATTGCAAGGACAAAGCTTCTCGGTCTGACCGTAAAGTTCTCCTCGGACACGCAGAAGATCTTTGTCTACGAGCCCAATCTCACG ATTGTGGAAGCCTTCGGCTACATGGGCGGTTACCTAGGAATGTGGCTGGGCTTCTCGTTGCTCTCCATTCTCAAGGGTTTGGAGGAAAAGATCCTTGATTTCTTCTTCGGGAGCGGCCGGGTGACGTCCATAAGGATTCGAAG ggaCGCCACGAAAGAAGATGCCATACACTCGTCGCTGAACCACCGCATGCTGAACCGCCGTGTTCGAGCACTGAGGATGGGGTCGTATTAG